One window from the genome of Nicotiana tomentosiformis chromosome 5, ASM39032v3, whole genome shotgun sequence encodes:
- the LOC104086506 gene encoding protein phosphatase 2C 37-like — MTGMYFGETKTVNPTEPSSEGARRRRMEVHQFRFVASDMAVAPPLESERKRQKLNKLVSVKSFEIKEKRSKLERIVSLPLSLPCRSDIGKGEKKVAENKETERNALDLSESASISSNIERPGVSDCPKFGVTSVCGRRRDMEDAVSIYPTFIREKHEKSSNLHFFGLYDGHGCSHAAMKCKDRMHEIVKNEVESAGEATWKEMMTRSFTKMDKEVVEYSRGGGGAPTADCRCELQTQQCDAVGSTAVVAVVTPNEIVVSNCGDSRAVLCRNGVAIPLSTDHKPDRPDELNRIEEAGGRVIYWDGARVLGVLAMSRAIGDNYLKPYVTSEPEVTVTERTVDDECLILASDGLWDVVSNETACGVARMCLRSGRPPSPPGSPFNDVTPTVSGENFDQGCTDASILLTRLALARHSSDNVSVVVVDLKRDL, encoded by the exons ATGACGGGAATGTATTTTGGTGAGACTAAGACTGTAAATCCAACTGAACCGAGTTCAGAAGGTGCTAGAAGGCGACGGATGGAAGTTCACCAGTTCCGTTTTGTCGCCAGCGATATGGCGGTGGCTCCACCTCTGGAGAGTGAAAGGAAGAGACAGAAACTGAATAAACTTGTCTCTGTAAAGAGCTTTGAGATTAAAGAGAAGCGATCTAAGTTGGAAAGGATTGTTTCCCTGCCGCTATCGCTGCCGTGTAGAAGTGATATTGGGAAGGGCGAAAAGAAGGTAGCAGAGAACAAAGAAACAGAAAGGAACGCATTGGATTTATCGGAATCTGCTTCAATATCGTCGAATATTGAACGCCCAGGGGTTTCTGATTGTCCCAAATTCGGCGTGACATCTGTTTGCGGAAGGAGAAGAGATATGGAAGATGCGGTGTCGATCTACCCTACGTTTATTCGGGAAAAACATGAAAAATCAAGCAACTTGCATTTCTTCGGTCTCTACGACGGCCACGGCTGCTCTCAT GCTGCGATGAAATGTAAAGATAGAATGCACGAGATAGTGAAGAACGAGGTTGAAAGCGCAGGGGAAGCAACGTGGAAAGAGATGATGACGCGGAGCTTCACTAAAATGGATAAAGAAGTCGTTGAGTATTCGAGAGGAGGCGGTGGTGCACCAACCGCCGATTGTAGATGCGAACTTCAGACGCAGCAGTGTGATGCCGTTGGATCCACTGCCGTCGTAGCCGTGGTAACTCCAAACGAAATCGTTGTGTCCAATTGCGGTGATTCTCGCGCTGTGCTTTGCCGAAATGGCGTTGCTATTCCTCTTTCCACTGATCATAAG CCGGATCGACCCGATGAACTCAATCGGATTGAAGAAGCTGGTGGTCGTGTTATCTATTGGGATGGTGCAAGAGTTCTTGGAGTTTTGGCCATGTCTCGAGCAATTG GTGACAATTATTTAAAACCATACGTTACATCTGAACCTGAAGTGACTGTAACTGAAAGAACAGTGGATGATGAATGCTTGATATTAGCTAGCGATGGGCTATGGGACGTGGTGTCAAACGAGACGGCATGTGGTGTGGCCCGCATGTGCTTGAGATCGGGGCGACCACCGTCTCCGCCAGGGTCGCCTTTTAATGATGTCACACCAACGGTCTCCGGGGAGAACTTCGACCAGGGCTGTACTGATGCGTCGATTCTCTTGACTAGGCTGGCTTTGGCTAGGCACAGTTCTGATAATGTTAGTGTTGTCGTCGTTGATTTGAAGAGAGATTTATAG